In Fervidicoccaceae archaeon, the DNA window CGATGCCCCGCTCTCCGCGGAAGGCCCTCAGCTGCATAGCGCTCGCCTCCGTGCTCGCTACCGAGAGGAGCTTCTCGAGAACCTCGGCGTCGCGAGCTGTCAGACCTCGAGCCCCCAAATAGCCTCCTCTCTCAGCCACTAACGAGACCCTCTCGAGGACTCGCGCGGGCCCTAGCTCGCCGTCGGCTCCGGGCGAGTGAACCGCTATGATGGCCCTGGGGCCTCTCTCGCGTTCGAGTCTAGCTAGAGCTGCGAGGCCGATAGAGTCGGCGAGAGGAGACCATGCGTTCTCTTCACCGCTTTCGGCCAACACGTCGCCCCCCACGTCGACCCCAACGACGCACTCTAGCTCGAGGAGGCGAGAGGCCTCGCGCAGACCCGAGACCATTCCGTCTACTCCTAGGCTCAAGTCGAAGAGGTACGCGCCTTCCCGAAGCGCTCCGGCCACCAGAGAGGCTTGAGGCTCGACGCGTGTCCCGTCCCTCTCGGCCGAGCATCCTCCCTCGCAGATCGCCAGACCTCGGCTCAACGTAGTCGCTCCCCGCAACTGCGACAGAGGTATGGGGCCCGGCAGAGGGTCTCGGGGGAGGCGCTCCCACACCACACTCCCGAAGAAAGTTCTGCTCAGGCCCTCCCTCCGCGCCGCGAGAGCTAGGAGAGCGGCCGACACCGCATCGCCTCCGCCGCCTATGCCGACAAAAAGTGCGCGCTCGCACCACTTCAGCGCTTCGCGCAAGCGTCTTCTCCTCGCATCGCACGGCTCAGTCAGGATAACCGCTCGCTCATCGAGATCGCGCTCCCCGAGACCTCATCACCGCTGCCGCGGATCAGCGCATTCGCGGAGCTATGTATTTGAGTCCTCGAGGCAGTATTAAATTCACTGGACTAGGACGAGAGCCGCCGCTCGAGGTGCAGCCCGTGTGTGGTTCTCGCTGAGGCCTGACGCCTTAGTGGTGTGGCGCGATAACAGGGTCAGGAGGGCTCTGGCCTGGTACTACGACGTCATGAGCGACGCGAAGCCCGCCAAGTTCTTGATAGCCAAGTACGTCGAGGCTCCGCGCGACTTCGCCGAGATGAGCTTCGATGAGCTCTGGAAACTGCACGAGAGGCTGAGCGCCGAGTTCAATAAACTTTGGAGGAGAATACGGGACTCGGAGTCCCTAGAAGGACTCGAGCGCCCCGAGACCAGTTTCCTCGACGTCAAGGCGACGCTGGCTCGAGCCATGCTTCGGAGCTGCAGGTTCTGCGAGAATCTCTGCGGCGTCGATAGGTCGATCGGGCGGCGCGGGGTCTGCGGCATGGGCCGGGAAGCCGTGGTCGCGAGCTACTTCCACCACGTCGGCGAGGAGGCTCCGCTAGTGCCGAGCGGGACGATATTCTACGGCGGTTGCACCTTCAAGTGCGTCTTCTGCCAGAACTACGACATATCTCAGGAGCGCCCCTACTACGGCGAGCAGGCGAACCCGAGCCTCCTAGCCTCAATACAGCGCGAGCTCAGGCTCTCGGGCGCTAGGAATATCAATCACGTGGGCGGAGAGCCCACGCCAAACCTACACGTCATATTGGCCAGCCTCACGATTCTCGAGACGAACGTCCCGCAGATTTGGAACAGCAACTACTACATGAGCCTGGAGAGCGTGGCTCTTCTGGGGGAGGTGATAGATTTGTGGCTCCCCGACTTCAAGTATTGGAGCGACGAGTGCGCTGCTAGACTTAGCGGGGTCGAGAGATATCGCGAGGTGGTCACCAGGAACCTGCTCATGACGGTGGAGCGCGGCGACATGATAATAAGACACCTCGTCATGCCCAACCACGTCGAGTGTTGCACCATCCCAATACTTGAATGGGTGGCGAAGAATCTCCCGAGAGATAAAGTAATCGTCAACGTGATGGATCAGTATAGGCCAGAGCACCTCGTATTGCGGTACCCGGAAAAGTACAGAGAAATAGCTAGGAGACCCTCGAAAGAGGAGCTGCGGCGAGCTCACGAAGCGGCCAAAGCCCTCGGGCTTCTCTGCGACGTGGTGTGAGGTCTTGCGCGGCCTCTACGTTGGATTGGATATAGGGGCTAGCAAGATCAGAGCCTGCTCTTCGAGGGATCCGCCAAGGATAGATAGGAAGCGCGTGATCCCCTTCCCGCGCGGGGGACCCGAGAGCGTCGAGAGAGCGCTGATCGAGCTTGTCCTAGACGTCTCGGCGGGAGAGAGCATCCTCGGCATCGGCGTAGGCTCCATAGGCCCCGTGGATCCGCGGCACGGCAGAGTGGAAGGGGCCCCCAATGCTCCCCTCAAGTCCTTCCGAGTGAAGGAACCGCTCGAGATAACTCTGGGAACCGAGGTCTTGGTGGTCAACGACTGTCTAGCGGCGGCCTGGGGCGAGAAGATCTTCGGAGCTGGCAGAGATCTGAGCGACTTCGGTTACATCACTATCAGCAGTGGCATCGGTGGAGGCTTCGTGGTCGACGGAGAGCTGATCGTCGGGCAACGCGGGCGGTCGCACGAAGTGGGTCACATCGTCATCGACTACTCCAGCGAGGTGTCGTGCGGCTGCGGAGGCTACGGGCACTGGGAGGCTCTAGCTGGGGGGGCCAATCTGCCTCGTTCGCTTCCTGCGCTCGCGCGCAAACTGAGCCCAGAGGTCCTCAAGACGTCGCCTTTGTGGAGATCCTCGAGATCGAGCGAGGTGAGCTATGAAGAGCTCTTCGCACTCGCGTCGAGAGGGGATAGAGTGGCCCTTTTACTTCTCGAGGAGCTCTCGCGAATACACGCAGCCGGCCTGGCGTCTTGTTCCTCGACATATGATCCTTCCGTGATCTTTCTCGGGGGCTCCGTGTTCCTAGAGAACGAAGAGTATTTCCTCGGCAAGCTCCGAGAGCTCTTACCGCTCTTCTCAATGGGTCGCGAGACACCGGAGCTTCGTCGATCTACGTTTGGCCACGACGCCGTGCTCGTTGGCGCGCTATCGCTGCTAATCGAGAGGCCGAGGGCTCTAAGGTGAGGCTCATCCGCCGCGACGCGCTGGGCTCGGCAGCCCTCGCCGCAGCGGTCCTATGCGCGTCCTACGTCCTGCACTCCCCCAGAGCTCTCGCGCATTATAGCGATGTCGTCTCCCTCTACTACACGATATACTCGTCGCCCGAGAGATGGTTCGAGGGGCGACAGCTCAACCCGGGTGTCCCTTATTTCGATTACCACTTCGAGTACCCTCCCCTGGTGGGGCTCAGCTGGTGGCTGTCCACGCTCGCCGCCGAAGCGTGGGGGGGCGAGGACCTCTGGAGCAAAGTCGGCGTGCACTTCGACATCAACGCCGCCTTGAGTTCTCTCTTTTATGCTCTCTACGTAATAGCAGCGTTAAGCTTCTACCGCTTGATCGCTGCAGATCCGTTAGCGCTGGGGCTCGCTCTGGCCTCACCGTCGATGATTTATTACTTGTTCTATAATTGGGACATTCAAGCGACCGCTCTCGCTACGTGGAGCGCGTTGCTATTACTCCGAGGGTCGGAGCTGAGGAGCTCGCTCTCATTGAGCTTCTCGGCTTTGGCCAAGCTCCTCCCGCTCACCGCGCTCCCGGGCCTACTGGTCGACGCCTATAGAAGAGGGGGCGCTCGCGCCGCCGCTAGAGCTTTGCACATTCTGAGTCCCCTCGCTCTCGTGGGGCTCGTCGCCCTTATCTTATGCCCACGCGGCCTAGAGACTTTTCTCGAGCACCACGCGCACTGGTACTGCGAGAACTGCTTCTACGTGTTGGCGATAGGCGATTTATGGGACCCCATGTGGAGAAGGGCCTCCGTGATCCTCTCGATCGGAGTGGCCGGCGCTCTCGGAGTATATCTAGCGTCGTCGTTGGATGAACGCGACGCTCGAACTCCCATCAGCTTGTACTTTCTGCCCGTCGCCGCGTTCATCAGTCTATCCTACGTGTACTCGCCCCAGATGAACATTCTCTTCTCGCCTCTCTTCCTCGTCCTGCCGAGGCCTCTGCTATACGTTGCATTGGCACAAGACGCGCTCAACGCGTCGATCATGCTGCTGTGGCCTTATAACGATAGCTTCTGCGAGAGGTGGGGCGTCGGGTGCGATGGGCCCTGGACTAGGGAGAGCCCTATCCAGTGGGTAGCCTTCGCGAGAATCGCGCTGCTCTGGGTCGTCGTGGCTCTGGCGTCAAGAGCGCTCCACCGATCCGCGCGCAACGCTTAATTCGGATCCCTCAAAGCTTAGGTGGGCGGCATCTCTTGAGCTCGAGCGAGGGATTCCGCGCGCTGACCGAGGGAGAGAAATTCTACTACGTGCTACACCCCATGCCCACTGTGGTTATCGTGACGATCTGCGCCAGCGGTAAGGTCAACGCGATGCCGGCCTCTTGGGTCACTCCCGTGGCCGAGGAGCCCCCCAGCATCGGCGTGGCCGTAGACAAAAATTCTTTCACCCGCGAGTGCCTCGACGAGGCTGGAGAGGCCACAGTTAATGTCCCGAGCTTCGAGCAAGCCGAGCTGGTCTACAGTCTCGGGACCGTCTCGGGACGCGATGTCGATAAACCCGCGAGGTTCGGCTTGAGGTTGGCGCGAGGCGAGGCCGTGAGGGCTCCAAGGTGGCTCGACGCTCTCGCCTCGCTCGAGTGCCGAGTCGAGTCGAAGCTCGACGCGGGAGACACGATCTTTTACTTGTTAAGAGTGGAGCGCGTTTGGGTGAGATCGGACCTCTTCGAGAGATACGGCTGGAACATGAGCAAGACGAGCACGTTGCTTCACGGCTCTGGCAGGACCTTCTTCTCGGTGGGCAAGATGCGCAGAGTTCAGGGCCTCAGGGCCTAGGTCGTCCTCGCTGGACCAAAACACAGCGCGCTAGTACCACCACGTGTCCGTGAAGTTGTGCTCCGGCACCAAAAGAGCCGGATCCGAGGCAGCGGCGCAAATCTCGGCCAAGGGGCAGACTTCCCATTCGCAGCGAGGCTCGCGGAGCTCCGGCTTCTCGTCACGCCTAGGCCTACAGATGGGGGCTTCGCGCGTGCAACAAGTCCTTCCGAACTTCCACAGGAAGTCGTCGAGCACGAAGGGGTCGGCTCCACAGGCCCCCGCTAGTTTCTTGTATGCTACTCTAG includes these proteins:
- a CDS encoding radical SAM protein, with product MWFSLRPDALVVWRDNRVRRALAWYYDVMSDAKPAKFLIAKYVEAPRDFAEMSFDELWKLHERLSAEFNKLWRRIRDSESLEGLERPETSFLDVKATLARAMLRSCRFCENLCGVDRSIGRRGVCGMGREAVVASYFHHVGEEAPLVPSGTIFYGGCTFKCVFCQNYDISQERPYYGEQANPSLLASIQRELRLSGARNINHVGGEPTPNLHVILASLTILETNVPQIWNSNYYMSLESVALLGEVIDLWLPDFKYWSDECAARLSGVERYREVVTRNLLMTVERGDMIIRHLVMPNHVECCTIPILEWVAKNLPRDKVIVNVMDQYRPEHLVLRYPEKYREIARRPSKEELRRAHEAAKALGLLCDVV
- a CDS encoding DUF1152 domain-containing protein — translated: MREALKWCERALFVGIGGGGDAVSAALLALAARREGLSRTFFGSVVWERLPRDPLPGPIPLSQLRGATTLSRGLAICEGGCSAERDGTRVEPQASLVAGALREGAYLFDLSLGVDGMVSGLREASRLLELECVVGVDVGGDVLAESGEENAWSPLADSIGLAALARLERERGPRAIIAVHSPGADGELGPARVLERVSLVAERGGYLGARGLTARDAEVLEKLLSVASTEASAMQLRAFRGERGIAKLRGNRFVELSILQTLTFFLEARAVYELSDLAKSLIETTTIEEARRRLNSLGVYTELDLEEDARSFREERGRWPTGEEIAELRRIGRNRIRRQKQMRREQKIGA
- a CDS encoding ROK family protein codes for the protein MRGLYVGLDIGASKIRACSSRDPPRIDRKRVIPFPRGGPESVERALIELVLDVSAGESILGIGVGSIGPVDPRHGRVEGAPNAPLKSFRVKEPLEITLGTEVLVVNDCLAAAWGEKIFGAGRDLSDFGYITISSGIGGGFVVDGELIVGQRGRSHEVGHIVIDYSSEVSCGCGGYGHWEALAGGANLPRSLPALARKLSPEVLKTSPLWRSSRSSEVSYEELFALASRGDRVALLLLEELSRIHAAGLASCSSTYDPSVIFLGGSVFLENEEYFLGKLRELLPLFSMGRETPELRRSTFGHDAVLVGALSLLIERPRALR
- a CDS encoding flavin reductase family protein gives rise to the protein MSSSEGFRALTEGEKFYYVLHPMPTVVIVTICASGKVNAMPASWVTPVAEEPPSIGVAVDKNSFTRECLDEAGEATVNVPSFEQAELVYSLGTVSGRDVDKPARFGLRLARGEAVRAPRWLDALASLECRVESKLDAGDTIFYLLRVERVWVRSDLFERYGWNMSKTSTLLHGSGRTFFSVGKMRRVQGLRA